The following proteins are co-located in the Heteronotia binoei isolate CCM8104 ecotype False Entrance Well chromosome 8, APGP_CSIRO_Hbin_v1, whole genome shotgun sequence genome:
- the LOC132576287 gene encoding retinoic acid-induced protein 3-like, producing the protein MTTIAPPRGCGNISSDYYLLCDTVQDWGIVLESLTTAGVLTTIILILVLLGLICKVQDNFKRSLVPVQFFFLLGTLGIFGLTFAFIIKLNERTAPTRFFLFGVLFALCFSCLLVHAFNLIKLVRGRTPSSAPVSLVITLSLTIVQIIIAIQYVAINIATLQKQRDVMDHQTRDDFVLLLIYVLFLMALLFVACMFVFCGQYRRWKRHGVHIFITILFSIGIWVAWITLLTEPNRNATWNDPVMSVALVTNGWVFLIVYVLPEFCILTAPQKPGDYPPENSFCQPKHLKRNYGVENQAYAQEDSTQEETGDRTYIPYSTHFQLETLPSQQDFSIPRPKTRSSPYQEYAGGKGVK; encoded by the exons ATGACCACCATAGCCCCCCCTAGAGGCTGTGGAAACATAAGCAGTGACTATTACTTACTCTGTGACACTGTCCAGGACTGGGGCATTGTTCTAGAAAGCCTGACTACAGCTGGTGTTCTCACCACCATCATCCTCATACTGGTGCTTTTGGGCCTTATATGTAAAGTCCAAGACAACTTTAAGAGAAGCCTGGTCCCAGTTCAGTTCTTCTTCCTTCTGGGCACTCTAGGAATCTTTGGCCTCACCTTCGCCTTCATCATCAAGCTcaatgagagaactgctcccacTCGTTTCTTTCTTTTTGGGGTCCTCTTTGCCCTCTGCTTCTCCTGTCTCCTTGTTCATGCCTTCAACCTTATCAAGCTGGTGAGAGGAAGAACCCCAAGTTCAGCACCAGTGTCACTGGTTATCACCCTCAGCCTCACCATTGTACAAATCATCATAGCCATACAGTATGTAGCCATCAATATAGCAACATTACAGAAGCAGAGAGATGTAATGGACCATCAAACCCGTGATGACTTTGTTTTGCTTCTCATCTATGTGCTGTTCCTCATGGCCTTACTCTTTGTAGCCTGTATGTTTGTATTCTGTGGGCAATACAGAAGATGGAAGAGGCATGGAGTACACATATTCATCACTATCTTGTTCTCCATTGGCATCTGGGTGGCATGGATCACCCTGCTCACGGAACCCAACCGAAATGCCACCTGGAATGATCCTGTTATGAGTGTTGCCTTGGTAACTAATGGATGGGTCTTCCTGATTGTGTATGTGCTGCCTGAATTTTGCATCCTTACTGCTCCACAAAAGCCTGGAGACTACCCTCCAGAAAATAGTTTCTGCCAGCCTAAACACTTGAAGAGAAACTATGGAGTAGAGAACCAAGCTTATGCTCAGGAGGACAGCACACAAG aAGAAACTGGAGATCGTACATACATTCCATATTCAACTCATTTTCAGCTGGAG